In Athene noctua chromosome 7, bAthNoc1.hap1.1, whole genome shotgun sequence, the following proteins share a genomic window:
- the NR4A2 gene encoding nuclear receptor subfamily 4 group A member 2 isoform X1, producing MPCVQAQYGSSPQGASPASQSYGYHSAGEYSSDFLTPEFVKFSMDLTNTEITATTSLPSFSTFMDNYNTSYDVKPPCLYQMPLSGQQSSIKVEDIPMHGYQQHGHLPPQSEEMMAHSGSVYYKPSSPPTPSTPGFQVQHGPVWDDPGSLHNFHPNYVATTHMIEQRKTPVSRLSLFSFKQSPPGTPVSSCQMRFDGPLHVPMNPEPAGGHHAVDGQAFAVPNPIRKQPSMAFPGLQLGHAPQLLDSQVPSPPSRGSPSNEGLCAVCGDNAACQHYGVRTCEGCKGFFKRTVQKNAKYVCLANKSCPVDKRRRNRCQYCRFQKCLAVGMVKEVVRTDSLKGRRGRLPSKPKSPQEPSPPSPPVSLISALVRAHVDSNPAMTSLDYSRFQANPDYQMSGDDTQHIQQFYDLLTGSMEIIRGWAEKIPGFTDLPKTDQDLLFESAFLELFVLRLAYRSNPVEGKLIFCNGVVLHRLQCVRGFGEWIDSIVEFSSNLQNMNIDISAFSCIAALAMVTERHGLKEPKRVEELQNKIVNCLKDHVTFNNGGLNRPNYLSKLLGKLPELRTLCTQGLQRIFYLKLEDLVPPPAIIDKLFLDTLPF from the exons ATGCCCTGCGTTCAGGCGCAGTATGGATCCTCGCCCCAAGGAGCCAGCCCGGCCTCCCAGAGCTACGGTTACCACTCCGCCGGCGAGTACAGCTCCGATTTCTTAACGCCGGAGTTTGTGAAGTTTAGCATGGACCTCACCAACACCGAGATCACGgccaccacctccctgcccaGCTTCAGCACCTTTATGGACAACTACAACACCAGCTACGACGTGAAGCCGCCTTGCTTGTACCAAATGCCCCTCTCCGGACAGCAGTCCTCCATTAAGGTGGAAGACATCCCGATGCACGGCTACCAGCAGCACGGCCACCTGCCCCCGCAGTCCGAGGAGATGATGGCCCACTCGGGCTCCGTCTACTACAAGCCCTCGtcgccccccaccccctccacGCCGGGCTTCCAGGTGCAGCACGGCCCCGTGTGGGACGACCCCGGCTCCCTGCACAACTTCCACCCCAACTACGTGGCCACCACGCACATGATCGAGCAGCGCAAGACGCCCGTCTCCCgcctctccctcttctccttcaAGCAGTCGCCCCCCGGCACCCCCGTCTCCAGCTGCCAGATGCGCTTCGACGGGCCCCTCCACGTCCCCATGAACCCCGAGCCGGCCGGGGGCCACCACGCCGTGGACGGGCAGGCCTTCGCCGTGCCCAACCCCATCCGCAAGCAGCCCTCCATGGCCTTCCCCGGGCTGCAGCTGGGCCACGCTCCGCAGCTCCTGGACAGCCAGGTGCCCTCGCCCCCCTCCCGGGGGTCCCCCTCCAACGAGGGGCTCTGCGCCGTCTGCGGGGACAACGCGGCCTGCCAGCACTACGGCGTCCGCACCTGCGAGGGCTGCAAGGGCTTCTTCAAG cgCACGGTGCAGAAAAACGCCAAGTACGTCTGCCTGGCCAACAAGAGCTGCCCGGTGGACAAACGCCGCCGCAACCGCTGCCAGTACTGCCGCTTCCAGAAGTGCCTGGCCGTCGGCATGGTCAAGGAGG TGGTGCGCACAGACAGCCTAAAAGGCCGGAGGGGTCGCTTGCCATCCAAACCGAAGAGCCCCCAGGAgccctctcccccctctcccccggTGAGTCTGATCAGTGCGCTGGTGAGAGCCCATGTCGACTCCAACCCGGCTATGACCAGCCTGGACTATTCCAGG TTCCAGGCTAACCCCGACTACCAGATGAGCGGAGACGACACCCAGCACATCCAGCAGTTCTATGATCTCCTGACCGGCTCCATGGAGATCATCCGAGGGTGGGCGGAAAAGATCCCCGGCTTCACCGACCTCCCCAAGACCGACCAGGACCTGCTCTTCGAATCCGCCTTCCTGGAGCTCTTCGTGCTGCGCCTGGCGTACAG GTCAAATCCAGTGGAGGGCAAGCTTATCTTCTGCAACGGGGTGGTCCTGCACCGGTTGCAGTGCGTCCGCGGCTTTGGGGAGTGGATCGATTCCATTGTTGAATTTTCCTCCAACTTGCAAAACATGAACATCGATATCTCTGCCTTCTCTTGCATCGCTGCCCTGGCCATGGTCACAG AGAGGCACGGGCTTAAAGAACCCAAGAGGGTGGAAGAACTTCAAAACAAGATTGTAAATTGTCTCAAAGACCATGTGACTTTTAATAATGGGGGGCTGAATCGCCCCAACTATTTGTCCAAACTCTTGGGGAAGCTCCCCGAACTTCGCACGCTTTGCACGCAGGGGCTGCAGCGCATTTTCTACCTGAAACTGGAGGATTTGGTGCCACCACCAGCAATAATCGACAAACTTTTCCTGGACACTTTACCTTTCTAA
- the NR4A2 gene encoding nuclear receptor subfamily 4 group A member 2 isoform X2 — MPCVQAQYGSSPQGASPASQSYGYHSAGEYSSDFLTPEFVKFSMDLTNTEITATTSLPSFSTFMDNYNTSYDVKPPCLYQMPLSGQQSSIKVEDIPMHGYQQHGHLPPQSEEMMAHSGSVYYKPSSPPTPSTPGFQVQHGPVWDDPGSLHNFHPNYVATTHMIEQRKTPVSRLSLFSFKQSPPGTPVSSCQMRFDGPLHVPMNPEPAGGHHAVDGQAFAVPNPIRKQPSMAFPGLQLGHAPQLLDSQVPSPPSRGSPSNEGLCAVCGDNAACQHYGVRTCEGCKGFFKRTVQKNAKYVCLANKSCPVDKRRRNRCQYCRFQKCLAVGMVKEVVRTDSLKGRRGRLPSKPKSPQEPSPPSPPFQANPDYQMSGDDTQHIQQFYDLLTGSMEIIRGWAEKIPGFTDLPKTDQDLLFESAFLELFVLRLAYRSNPVEGKLIFCNGVVLHRLQCVRGFGEWIDSIVEFSSNLQNMNIDISAFSCIAALAMVTERHGLKEPKRVEELQNKIVNCLKDHVTFNNGGLNRPNYLSKLLGKLPELRTLCTQGLQRIFYLKLEDLVPPPAIIDKLFLDTLPF, encoded by the exons ATGCCCTGCGTTCAGGCGCAGTATGGATCCTCGCCCCAAGGAGCCAGCCCGGCCTCCCAGAGCTACGGTTACCACTCCGCCGGCGAGTACAGCTCCGATTTCTTAACGCCGGAGTTTGTGAAGTTTAGCATGGACCTCACCAACACCGAGATCACGgccaccacctccctgcccaGCTTCAGCACCTTTATGGACAACTACAACACCAGCTACGACGTGAAGCCGCCTTGCTTGTACCAAATGCCCCTCTCCGGACAGCAGTCCTCCATTAAGGTGGAAGACATCCCGATGCACGGCTACCAGCAGCACGGCCACCTGCCCCCGCAGTCCGAGGAGATGATGGCCCACTCGGGCTCCGTCTACTACAAGCCCTCGtcgccccccaccccctccacGCCGGGCTTCCAGGTGCAGCACGGCCCCGTGTGGGACGACCCCGGCTCCCTGCACAACTTCCACCCCAACTACGTGGCCACCACGCACATGATCGAGCAGCGCAAGACGCCCGTCTCCCgcctctccctcttctccttcaAGCAGTCGCCCCCCGGCACCCCCGTCTCCAGCTGCCAGATGCGCTTCGACGGGCCCCTCCACGTCCCCATGAACCCCGAGCCGGCCGGGGGCCACCACGCCGTGGACGGGCAGGCCTTCGCCGTGCCCAACCCCATCCGCAAGCAGCCCTCCATGGCCTTCCCCGGGCTGCAGCTGGGCCACGCTCCGCAGCTCCTGGACAGCCAGGTGCCCTCGCCCCCCTCCCGGGGGTCCCCCTCCAACGAGGGGCTCTGCGCCGTCTGCGGGGACAACGCGGCCTGCCAGCACTACGGCGTCCGCACCTGCGAGGGCTGCAAGGGCTTCTTCAAG cgCACGGTGCAGAAAAACGCCAAGTACGTCTGCCTGGCCAACAAGAGCTGCCCGGTGGACAAACGCCGCCGCAACCGCTGCCAGTACTGCCGCTTCCAGAAGTGCCTGGCCGTCGGCATGGTCAAGGAGG TGGTGCGCACAGACAGCCTAAAAGGCCGGAGGGGTCGCTTGCCATCCAAACCGAAGAGCCCCCAGGAgccctctcccccctctcccccg TTCCAGGCTAACCCCGACTACCAGATGAGCGGAGACGACACCCAGCACATCCAGCAGTTCTATGATCTCCTGACCGGCTCCATGGAGATCATCCGAGGGTGGGCGGAAAAGATCCCCGGCTTCACCGACCTCCCCAAGACCGACCAGGACCTGCTCTTCGAATCCGCCTTCCTGGAGCTCTTCGTGCTGCGCCTGGCGTACAG GTCAAATCCAGTGGAGGGCAAGCTTATCTTCTGCAACGGGGTGGTCCTGCACCGGTTGCAGTGCGTCCGCGGCTTTGGGGAGTGGATCGATTCCATTGTTGAATTTTCCTCCAACTTGCAAAACATGAACATCGATATCTCTGCCTTCTCTTGCATCGCTGCCCTGGCCATGGTCACAG AGAGGCACGGGCTTAAAGAACCCAAGAGGGTGGAAGAACTTCAAAACAAGATTGTAAATTGTCTCAAAGACCATGTGACTTTTAATAATGGGGGGCTGAATCGCCCCAACTATTTGTCCAAACTCTTGGGGAAGCTCCCCGAACTTCGCACGCTTTGCACGCAGGGGCTGCAGCGCATTTTCTACCTGAAACTGGAGGATTTGGTGCCACCACCAGCAATAATCGACAAACTTTTCCTGGACACTTTACCTTTCTAA